A genomic region of Roseateles amylovorans contains the following coding sequences:
- a CDS encoding HemK2/MTQ2 family protein methyltransferase encodes MTDEDVFRPSEYTAALLRQLRLRPPCTGRVLEIGTGSGVVLAALAAQGAREVVGVDIEPEAVRRTQALLQAQAVAHATVRCGDLWTPLAGERFDLVVFNPPQLPVRDDGVAGHRLRTWSDGGPHGRDVLDRFLDGLRDHLAPQASALITHSSFVGLDLTLERLRDRGLRAEVAQTVSVPVPAWKLRLLPPRWLERHLGQSLHSVGPYVFCDFQVIEIRHADAATLAR; translated from the coding sequence ATGACTGACGAGGACGTGTTCCGACCCTCCGAATACACCGCCGCCCTGCTGCGCCAGTTGCGGCTGCGCCCGCCCTGCACCGGGCGGGTGCTGGAGATCGGCACCGGCAGCGGCGTGGTGTTGGCGGCCCTGGCCGCGCAGGGCGCGCGGGAGGTGGTCGGGGTGGACATCGAACCCGAGGCGGTGCGCCGCACCCAGGCCCTGCTGCAGGCGCAGGCCGTCGCCCATGCCACGGTGCGCTGCGGGGACCTGTGGACGCCGCTGGCGGGTGAACGCTTTGACCTGGTGGTCTTCAATCCGCCCCAACTGCCGGTGCGGGACGACGGGGTCGCCGGCCATCGCCTGCGGACCTGGAGCGACGGCGGTCCGCACGGCCGCGACGTGCTCGACCGGTTCCTGGACGGCCTGCGGGACCATCTCGCGCCGCAGGCGTCGGCGCTGATCACCCACAGCAGCTTTGTCGGCCTGGACCTGACGCTGGAGCGGCTGCGCGACCGCGGGCTGCGCGCCGAGGTGGCGCAGACCGTGTCGGTGCCGGTGCCGGCCTGGAAACTGCGGCTGCTGCCGCCACGCTGGCTGGAGCGCCACCTGGGACAGTCGCTGCACAGCGTCGGGCCCTACGTCTTCTGCGACTTCCAGGTGATCGAGATCCGACATGCGGATGCCGCGACCTTGGCGCGCTGA
- a CDS encoding transporter substrate-binding domain-containing protein, with protein MAAVRAALPSDCTATAATLETLSRVLCLGELRVGIRGDYPPFGEATPDGPRGLEPALAGRIAEALGVRLRFVEVNAADRMVALGDGRVDLLIATTGHTLQRDSQAIFVRPHYYESRTVVVGQRKSMPHQARDLEALSGLTVCVTVGNSTNADLAVEGARLMLFSSARRLVDQVHNGTCALAAHDDTLLLPQLPASYEVKLSFAPLPWSVVVGRDGPVMARWLSRTMQRLHADGALLRLAEAHGVATPWLRQQQARWRSPPCDTPQTLDPVRCLDPPRDNQLVPTRIAGSVERLEQWLQERFGVDVTLAMLKTQVALRLFMEGVGYSIALVAGAVLATVVLALGFGAGLTARSRWLRWPMWATLLMMQSTPMVMFMAAAGMVLASLGWSTPGMAWGVAVIVLGLFNGSNAGQAVAEARQRLRADGHPGHLRTAAVRARAQIASFAANATRGSPVASLIGVPELLAAQTDIASFSSERVTTFALLLIFYMALVSGVVAVLQVVQGRLQRAENGR; from the coding sequence TTGGCCGCAGTCCGAGCCGCGTTGCCGTCGGACTGCACGGCCACGGCGGCCACGCTGGAGACGCTGTCGCGGGTGCTGTGTCTGGGCGAACTGCGGGTGGGCATCCGCGGCGATTACCCGCCCTTTGGCGAGGCCACGCCGGATGGACCTCGCGGCTTGGAGCCGGCGCTGGCGGGTCGGATCGCGGAGGCCCTCGGGGTACGGCTGCGCTTTGTCGAGGTCAACGCCGCCGACCGCATGGTCGCGCTGGGCGACGGCCGGGTGGACCTGCTCATCGCCACCACCGGCCACACGCTGCAGCGGGACAGCCAGGCGATCTTCGTGCGGCCGCACTACTATGAATCGCGCACCGTCGTGGTCGGCCAGCGCAAGTCGATGCCGCATCAGGCGCGGGACCTGGAAGCGCTGTCGGGGCTGACGGTCTGTGTCACCGTGGGGAATTCGACCAATGCGGACCTGGCCGTCGAGGGTGCCCGGCTGATGTTGTTCAGCAGTGCCCGGCGGCTGGTGGATCAGGTCCACAACGGCACCTGCGCCCTCGCCGCCCATGACGACACCCTGCTCCTGCCGCAGTTGCCGGCGAGCTACGAGGTGAAGCTGTCGTTCGCGCCGTTGCCATGGAGCGTGGTCGTGGGCCGCGACGGGCCGGTCATGGCGCGATGGCTCAGCCGCACGATGCAACGCTTGCATGCCGATGGCGCCCTGCTCCGGCTCGCCGAGGCCCACGGCGTGGCCACCCCGTGGCTGCGGCAGCAACAGGCGCGGTGGCGTTCGCCGCCCTGCGACACCCCTCAGACGCTGGACCCGGTGCGTTGCCTCGATCCGCCGCGCGACAACCAACTGGTCCCCACCCGCATCGCCGGCAGCGTCGAGCGACTGGAGCAATGGCTGCAAGAGCGATTCGGCGTCGACGTCACCCTGGCGATGCTGAAAACGCAGGTCGCCTTGCGCTTGTTCATGGAGGGCGTGGGCTATTCGATCGCCCTGGTGGCCGGTGCGGTGTTGGCCACGGTGGTCCTGGCGTTGGGTTTCGGCGCCGGGCTGACCGCGCGCTCCCGCTGGCTGCGCTGGCCGATGTGGGCCACGCTGCTGATGATGCAATCCACGCCCATGGTCATGTTCATGGCGGCGGCCGGCATGGTGCTGGCCAGCCTGGGCTGGAGCACGCCCGGCATGGCCTGGGGCGTGGCGGTGATCGTGCTGGGCCTGTTCAACGGCAGCAATGCCGGTCAGGCCGTGGCCGAGGCCCGCCAGCGGCTGCGCGCCGATGGCCACCCGGGCCACCTGCGGACTGCGGCCGTGCGGGCCCGTGCGCAGATCGCTTCTTTTGCGGCGAATGCCACGCGGGGCAGTCCGGTGGCTTCCCTGATCGGCGTGCCGGAACTGCTCGCCGCTCAGACCGACATTGCCTCCTTCTCCAGCGAGCGCGTGACGACCTTTGCGTTGCTGCTGATCTTCTACATGGCGCTGGTGTCGGGGGTGGTGGCGGTGCTGCAGGTCGTGCAGGGTCGCCTGCAACGCGCGGAGAACGGTCGATGA
- a CDS encoding Bug family tripartite tricarboxylate transporter substrate binding protein produces MTRTPLPMPRRLLAQTLLAAAGSAALGLLAPAAHAQTPYPSKPITLIVGAAPGGTTDIAARLLAEPLGKALGQTVVVDNRAGASGALAAVAVKRAEPDGYTLLMQYSGYHVITPHIQKSAQWDLKDLRPVANVLSAPQLIVVREGLPVKTTAELIAYAKKNPGKLSFASSGNGSLQHVTGVMLEQQAGIEMVHVPYKGTGPALQDLLGGQVDLTFGTPPPFMPFIASGKVRALAVTGLERLSSLPNVPTAAQAGLPDLDAGSWFAVFAPSKTPPAVVDRLTSEIARLMATPAFKQKAAELGATADYMDPKKLDAHSAAEFQRWGKVITSAKIQAD; encoded by the coding sequence ATGACCCGCACCCCCCTCCCCATGCCCCGCCGCCTGCTGGCGCAGACCCTGCTGGCCGCGGCGGGCTCGGCCGCGCTGGGCCTGCTCGCGCCGGCGGCGCACGCTCAGACCCCGTATCCGAGCAAGCCGATCACGCTGATCGTCGGTGCGGCGCCCGGAGGCACGACCGACATTGCCGCGCGCCTGCTGGCCGAGCCGCTGGGCAAGGCGCTGGGGCAGACGGTGGTGGTGGACAACCGCGCGGGCGCCAGCGGCGCGCTCGCAGCGGTGGCGGTCAAGCGGGCCGAACCGGACGGCTACACGCTGTTGATGCAGTACTCCGGCTATCACGTGATCACGCCGCACATCCAGAAGTCCGCGCAGTGGGACCTGAAGGACCTTCGGCCGGTCGCCAATGTGCTGAGCGCCCCGCAACTGATCGTGGTGCGGGAAGGCCTGCCGGTGAAGACCACGGCTGAGCTGATCGCCTATGCCAAGAAGAACCCCGGCAAGCTGTCGTTCGCCTCGTCCGGCAATGGCTCGTTGCAGCATGTGACCGGCGTGATGCTGGAGCAGCAGGCCGGCATCGAGATGGTGCATGTGCCCTACAAGGGCACCGGGCCGGCGCTTCAGGATCTGCTGGGCGGCCAGGTGGACCTCACCTTCGGCACGCCGCCCCCGTTCATGCCCTTCATCGCCTCGGGCAAGGTCAGGGCGTTGGCGGTGACCGGGCTGGAGCGTCTCAGCTCATTGCCCAACGTGCCGACGGCCGCCCAGGCCGGGCTGCCCGACCTGGATGCCGGCTCCTGGTTCGCCGTCTTCGCGCCGTCGAAGACGCCGCCGGCGGTGGTCGACCGGCTGACCAGCGAGATCGCCCGGCTGATGGCCACCCCCGCGTTCAAGCAAAAGGCGGCGGAACTGGGCGCCACCGCCGACTACATGGACCCGAAGAAGCTGGACGCCCACAGCGCGGCCGAGTTCCAACGCTGGGGCAAGGTCATCACCTCGGCGAAGATCCAGGCGGATTGA
- a CDS encoding hydroxymethylglutaryl-CoA lyase, which yields MQDVGMRDGLQAEPVFVPTADKIALVDALSDAGLAKIEVTSFVSPMAIPVLADASEVMQGIRRRPGVVYTVLVPNVRGAERAIEARADELNLVMSASETHNLTNLRMTRAQSFRGLSEVAALARQAAVPLNVSLSCAFGCPMEGDVPVPTVLGWCERFIDELGARGVTLCDTTGMAYPSQVLALVRVCRERWPQAEWTLHFHNTRGMGLANVIAAIEAGADRFDASLGGLGGCPYAPGATGNVCTEEIVHALQCMGYDSGVDLPRLVAAAKRLPALIGHPVPSQIVSAGRRLDLHPVPRDLDAIRERALARDG from the coding sequence ATGCAGGACGTCGGGATGCGGGACGGGCTGCAGGCGGAGCCCGTGTTCGTGCCGACGGCCGACAAGATTGCGCTGGTCGATGCGCTGTCCGACGCCGGCCTGGCGAAGATCGAGGTCACCTCCTTCGTCTCGCCCATGGCCATCCCGGTGCTGGCCGATGCCTCGGAGGTCATGCAGGGCATCCGCCGCCGGCCGGGTGTCGTCTACACGGTGCTGGTGCCCAATGTGCGCGGCGCCGAGCGCGCCATCGAGGCGCGCGCCGACGAGCTCAACCTGGTGATGTCCGCCAGCGAGACCCACAACCTGACCAACCTGCGGATGACGCGAGCCCAGTCGTTTCGCGGACTGTCGGAGGTGGCGGCCTTGGCGCGCCAGGCCGCTGTTCCGCTCAACGTGTCCCTGTCGTGTGCCTTCGGTTGTCCGATGGAAGGCGACGTGCCGGTGCCGACGGTGCTGGGCTGGTGCGAGCGGTTCATCGACGAGTTGGGTGCGCGGGGCGTGACCTTGTGCGACACCACCGGCATGGCCTATCCGTCGCAGGTCCTCGCGTTGGTGCGTGTCTGCCGCGAACGATGGCCCCAAGCCGAATGGACGCTTCACTTCCACAACACCCGCGGTATGGGCCTGGCCAATGTGATCGCCGCCATCGAGGCCGGCGCGGATCGCTTTGATGCCTCGCTGGGCGGGCTGGGCGGCTGCCCTTATGCGCCGGGCGCGACGGGGAATGTCTGCACCGAGGAAATCGTCCACGCCCTGCAGTGCATGGGCTACGACAGCGGCGTCGATCTGCCGCGACTGGTGGCCGCCGCCAAGCGGCTGCCGGCCTTGATCGGCCACCCGGTGCCCAGCCAGATCGTCAGCGCCGGCCGGCGGCTGGACCTGCACCCGGTGCCGCGCGACCTCGACGCCATCCGGGAGCGCGCTTTGGCGCGTGACGGCTGA
- a CDS encoding CaiB/BaiF CoA transferase family protein, which yields MASSEGHGPGARADGPPGSTGAAGVHPSSPPDFAPSHAPGRHGARSPQALDGLRVVEMGQLIAGPFAGKTLGDFGADVIKIEAPGSGDPLRNWRMLQDGTSVWWQVQSRNKRSVALDLRQPEGQDIARRLIAEADVLIENFRPGTLEGWGLSYEQLSAVNPGLIMLRISGYGQSGPYRDLPGFGVIGEAMGGLRHLTGEPDRVPVRCGISIGDTLAALHGTVGVLTALYHREVNGGRGQVIDVALSEAVLNVMESLIPEYSAFGAVRGPAGSALPGIAPSNAYRCRDGVVLIAGNGDSIFRRLMQVIGREDLGQDAALQNNAGRVTRVAEIDAAIGAWAGTRTVDEVLAPLAAASVPAGRVYTAKDIVEDPHFQARDMILPQQTRAGHSLQVPGIVPKLLGTPGEVRRSAPDLGDDTDAVLREIGLTEDQIAALRARQIVS from the coding sequence ATGGCAAGCAGCGAAGGACACGGACCCGGCGCACGGGCCGATGGCCCCCCGGGCTCGACGGGGGCGGCCGGCGTGCACCCATCCTCCCCGCCGGATTTCGCCCCCAGTCACGCCCCTGGCCGCCATGGCGCGCGAAGTCCTCAGGCGCTGGACGGTCTGCGGGTGGTGGAGATGGGCCAGCTCATCGCCGGGCCCTTTGCCGGGAAAACGCTCGGTGACTTCGGCGCGGACGTCATCAAGATCGAGGCACCCGGCAGCGGCGATCCGTTGCGCAACTGGCGGATGCTGCAGGACGGCACCTCGGTGTGGTGGCAGGTCCAATCCCGCAACAAGCGCTCGGTGGCGCTCGATCTGCGCCAGCCGGAGGGGCAGGACATTGCCCGCCGCCTGATTGCCGAAGCGGATGTGCTGATCGAAAACTTCCGCCCCGGCACGCTGGAGGGCTGGGGCCTGTCGTATGAGCAACTGTCGGCGGTGAATCCGGGGCTGATCATGTTGCGCATCAGCGGTTATGGCCAGAGCGGGCCGTATCGCGATCTGCCGGGCTTTGGCGTCATCGGCGAGGCCATGGGCGGATTGCGGCATCTGACGGGTGAGCCCGACCGCGTGCCGGTGCGTTGCGGCATCTCCATCGGCGACACCTTGGCGGCCCTGCACGGCACGGTGGGGGTGCTTACCGCGCTCTATCACCGGGAGGTCAACGGTGGCCGTGGCCAGGTGATCGACGTGGCGCTGTCCGAGGCCGTGCTGAATGTGATGGAGAGCCTCATCCCCGAGTACAGCGCCTTCGGTGCGGTGCGAGGTCCGGCGGGATCGGCGCTGCCGGGCATCGCGCCCTCCAATGCCTACCGCTGCCGCGACGGCGTGGTACTGATCGCCGGCAACGGGGATTCGATCTTCCGGCGGTTGATGCAGGTGATTGGCCGCGAGGACCTGGGGCAGGACGCGGCGCTGCAGAACAATGCCGGTCGCGTGACGCGGGTGGCGGAGATCGACGCTGCGATCGGCGCCTGGGCAGGAACGCGCACCGTGGACGAGGTGCTGGCGCCTCTCGCCGCCGCCAGCGTGCCGGCGGGGCGGGTCTACACCGCCAAGGACATCGTGGAGGACCCTCACTTCCAGGCCCGCGACATGATCCTTCCGCAGCAGACCCGTGCCGGGCACTCGCTGCAGGTGCCGGGCATCGTGCCCAAGCTGCTCGGAACCCCCGGCGAGGTGCGCCGCAGCGCGCCGGATCTGGGCGATGACACCGATGCGGTGCTGCGCGAGATCGGACTGACCGAGGACCAGATCGCTGCGCTGCGGGCGCGCCAGATCGTTTCCTGA